The following proteins are encoded in a genomic region of Aliiroseovarius sp. F47248L:
- a CDS encoding lytic murein transglycosylase, with translation MLNSTMLEQEFQAWCHAFHKRAGQAGVSARTLELCASYLRPDPMVLEKQSNQSEFTLNISQYLDRAVSDKRIRKGRACYRENRTLLNSISEQYGVDAQIILAIWGLESDYGATRGDWPVLTALGTLAQSGHRSDFFEDELIAALLIIDAGDIAPAAMLGSWAGAMGHGQFMPSSFQHFAVDNDADGRRDIWGDDPQDGLASVANYLAEHGWRMSRPCRVEVKLPDAFDHALAGRQTSFPVAEWARMGVSSADGGPVPDYGNASVILPSGASGPAFMTFGNFDVLLTYNRADAYAIAVGLLADRVQGGRPIKAKCPDDLIVLTRDGMRELQERLTAAGYDTLGTDGFPGPNTSAALRKYQRDNGLVADGFGSGAMLELLRNQN, from the coding sequence GTGTTGAACAGTACAATGTTAGAGCAAGAATTTCAGGCATGGTGTCATGCCTTCCACAAACGCGCAGGTCAAGCCGGGGTTTCAGCCCGGACACTAGAGCTTTGCGCAAGCTATCTGCGGCCCGACCCGATGGTGCTTGAAAAGCAATCCAATCAGTCGGAGTTTACGCTGAACATATCACAATATCTGGATCGCGCGGTTTCGGATAAGCGCATTCGCAAGGGACGTGCGTGCTATCGCGAAAACCGGACGCTTTTGAACAGTATTTCAGAACAGTATGGCGTTGATGCACAGATCATTCTGGCCATCTGGGGGCTGGAGTCCGATTACGGCGCGACACGCGGTGACTGGCCGGTCTTGACGGCGCTTGGAACGCTGGCACAGTCTGGCCACCGTTCCGACTTCTTCGAAGATGAATTGATCGCTGCACTGTTGATCATTGATGCGGGCGACATTGCCCCTGCAGCAATGCTTGGATCCTGGGCCGGGGCGATGGGCCATGGGCAGTTCATGCCGTCAAGTTTTCAACACTTTGCTGTCGACAATGACGCGGACGGGCGGCGCGACATATGGGGTGATGATCCGCAAGACGGGTTAGCCTCGGTCGCGAATTATCTTGCCGAGCACGGCTGGCGCATGAGCCGCCCCTGTCGTGTCGAGGTCAAATTACCCGACGCTTTCGATCATGCCCTCGCAGGGCGGCAGACAAGCTTTCCAGTCGCAGAATGGGCTAGAATGGGTGTCAGTTCGGCGGATGGTGGCCCTGTTCCCGATTATGGTAACGCGTCGGTCATATTACCCTCTGGTGCCAGCGGCCCGGCTTTCATGACATTTGGGAATTTCGATGTGCTACTGACCTACAACCGGGCCGATGCCTATGCGATCGCGGTCGGGCTGCTCGCGGATCGGGTGCAAGGCGGGCGACCAATCAAAGCCAAATGCCCGGATGATCTGATTGTGTTGACGCGCGATGGGATGCGCGAGCTTCAGGAGCGATTGACAGCGGCCGGGTATGACACGTTGGGTACCGACGGTTTCCCCGGCCCCAATACGTCGGCTGCACTGCGTAAATATCAACGTGACAACGGGTTGGTCGCAGACGGGTTCGGGTCTGGCGCGATGCTGGAGCTTCTGCGCAACCAGAACTGA
- a CDS encoding MBL fold metallo-hydrolase, producing the protein MFRIITAILTLIALPAFADEDIADQYPGSVLYEKPVEVIPGIWSAIGATAPPGYENAGHNNNLSFIITGDGVVVVNAGANYKLAQALHDEIKAITDQPVKLVINENGQGHAMLGNNYWIEQGVDVLAHVDAAHEFEEYSAQIYDGMTRYARENAEGTDPMGPTRTFDENETISMGGKIIDVLYSGPAHSPGDIQVWLPEDELIIAGDMAFHNRIPPIFEDTCTSCWIETWETTFAPLGATYVIPGHGYPTNMAQVEAHTIGYLKHLRGEIAMLLENGGTLEDAYYVDQSPFAHHDTFEELATKNAGQVFTEMEFE; encoded by the coding sequence ATGTTTCGCATCATCACAGCCATCCTGACCCTGATCGCCTTGCCTGCCTTCGCAGATGAGGATATCGCGGACCAATACCCAGGCTCGGTCCTTTATGAAAAACCGGTTGAGGTCATTCCCGGCATCTGGTCCGCGATCGGTGCCACGGCTCCTCCGGGGTATGAGAATGCCGGGCATAACAATAACCTTAGCTTCATCATCACCGGTGATGGGGTCGTCGTGGTCAATGCTGGCGCCAACTACAAGCTGGCGCAAGCTCTGCACGACGAGATCAAGGCGATTACAGACCAGCCCGTCAAGCTCGTGATTAACGAGAACGGGCAGGGACATGCGATGCTGGGCAACAATTACTGGATCGAACAAGGGGTTGACGTGCTGGCCCATGTCGATGCGGCCCACGAGTTCGAAGAATACTCTGCTCAGATTTATGACGGCATGACCCGCTACGCGCGCGAAAATGCCGAAGGCACTGACCCGATGGGACCGACCCGCACGTTTGACGAAAACGAAACGATTTCGATGGGCGGCAAGATCATCGACGTACTGTATTCCGGCCCAGCCCATAGCCCCGGTGACATTCAAGTCTGGTTGCCCGAAGACGAGTTGATCATCGCGGGCGACATGGCCTTTCACAACCGCATCCCCCCGATTTTCGAAGACACCTGCACAAGCTGCTGGATCGAGACGTGGGAAACCACCTTTGCCCCGCTCGGCGCGACCTACGTAATCCCGGGCCACGGGTATCCCACCAACATGGCCCAGGTCGAGGCGCATACGATCGGCTATCTGAAACATTTGCGTGGTGAGATCGCGATGCTGCTGGAGAATGGAGGCACCTTGGAAGATGCCTATTACGTCGATCAATCGCCGTTCGCACACCATGACACGTTTGAGGAATTGGCGACCAAGAACGCCGGTCAGGTGTTCACCGAAATGGAGTTCGAATAA
- the rpe gene encoding ribulose-phosphate 3-epimerase — translation MSFDRSIKIAPSILSADFANFGQEIQAIEAQGADWVHVDVMDGHFVPNLTFGPPAVKAFRPHVKTFMDVHLMIAPIDPYIEAYAEAGADMITAHVEAGPHIHRTLQAIKAQGVKAGVSLNPGTPLESIEYVLDLVDMVLIMTVNPGFGGQKFIRSGVDKTRRLRQMIGDRPIHIQIDGGVTTETAPLVAEAGADVLVAGSAVFKGGSVAKPQIYGENIRAIRTAAETART, via the coding sequence ATGTCCTTTGATCGTTCCATCAAGATCGCCCCTTCAATCCTTTCTGCTGATTTCGCCAATTTTGGTCAGGAAATTCAGGCCATCGAAGCTCAGGGCGCGGATTGGGTGCATGTGGACGTTATGGATGGTCATTTCGTGCCAAACCTCACCTTCGGTCCACCCGCTGTGAAAGCGTTTCGCCCGCATGTAAAAACCTTCATGGATGTGCATTTGATGATCGCGCCGATCGACCCCTATATCGAAGCCTATGCTGAAGCGGGCGCCGATATGATCACCGCCCATGTCGAGGCCGGGCCTCACATCCATCGCACCCTGCAGGCTATCAAGGCGCAAGGTGTCAAGGCGGGTGTCAGCCTGAACCCGGGCACGCCATTGGAAAGCATTGAATATGTGCTCGACCTTGTAGACATGGTGTTGATCATGACGGTGAACCCCGGTTTCGGTGGGCAGAAATTCATTCGCTCCGGCGTCGATAAGACCCGGCGCTTGCGCCAGATGATCGGCGACCGGCCGATCCACATCCAGATTGACGGTGGTGTCACCACGGAAACCGCTCCTCTTGTGGCGGAAGCGGGCGCCGATGTTCTGGTCGCGGGTTCTGCAGTCTTCAAGGGTGGCTCGGTGGCCAAGCCGCAGATCTATGGCGAAAACATCCGCGCCATCCGCACTGCCGCCGAAACTGCGCGCACCTGA
- a CDS encoding RNA pyrophosphohydrolase, with product MTPAEIEKLPYRPCVGIMLVNREGKVFVGQRLDAPRLGTKTAWQMPQGGVDKDEDPRDAALRELWEETGVTQDLVKIEAEFPDWLPYDLPHDIVPKIWKGRFKGQKQRWYLARFLGDDSAVNIETDHPEFSQWAWMHPDEVVANIVPFKRDIYAQVLAGFRSRL from the coding sequence ATGACACCTGCTGAAATAGAAAAGCTGCCCTATCGTCCCTGTGTCGGCATTATGCTGGTGAATCGTGAAGGAAAGGTTTTCGTCGGGCAACGGCTCGATGCGCCAAGGCTGGGCACCAAAACAGCCTGGCAGATGCCCCAAGGCGGGGTGGACAAGGACGAAGATCCGCGCGACGCAGCCCTGCGCGAGTTGTGGGAAGAAACCGGTGTCACTCAAGACCTCGTGAAGATCGAAGCCGAGTTTCCCGACTGGCTGCCGTATGACTTACCACATGACATCGTGCCGAAAATTTGGAAGGGCCGTTTCAAGGGGCAAAAACAGCGCTGGTATCTTGCGCGCTTTCTGGGCGACGACAGCGCAGTGAACATCGAAACAGATCACCCCGAGTTCAGCCAATGGGCTTGGATGCATCCAGATGAGGTGGTGGCCAATATCGTGCCCTTCAAGCGCGACATCTATGCACAGGTTTTGGCGGGTTTCAGGTCTCGACTGTAG